The Deinococcus taeanensis genome has a window encoding:
- a CDS encoding ROK family protein translates to MSGLPSPPRPVIGIDMGGTKVAAGVVDRGRVLHRLEAATPAQADLLIDLLGQMVRRLEADAGSGPLPIGLGAPGPVTGGQTTYFSNIPGLSHTRLEDQLARVLNRPVPVENDANLAALAEHRYGASRGTANSVYLTWSTGIGCGLILGGALYPGRIGMAGEVGHTRMDFHGTMDGSGTRGTLEAQACGAALARDATFVYGRAVSVPDIFERARGGDPKAQGLVDNAAAHMGLFLHNLQLLLDPDVIVLGGGLMAQADTILPMLETARRQTGALSDFTPLVLAALGADAGLVGAAELARTQAPPPPSVS, encoded by the coding sequence ATGAGCGGCCTGCCCTCCCCGCCCCGGCCTGTGATCGGCATCGACATGGGCGGCACCAAGGTCGCCGCCGGGGTGGTGGACCGGGGCCGGGTGCTGCACCGGCTGGAAGCAGCGACGCCGGCCCAGGCGGACCTCCTCATCGACCTGCTGGGTCAGATGGTCCGGCGCCTGGAAGCCGACGCCGGCAGTGGGCCGCTGCCCATCGGGCTCGGCGCGCCTGGCCCGGTGACCGGCGGCCAGACCACGTACTTCTCGAACATCCCGGGGCTCAGCCACACGCGGCTCGAAGACCAGCTTGCCAGGGTGCTGAACCGGCCGGTCCCCGTTGAGAATGACGCGAACCTCGCCGCGCTCGCCGAACACCGGTACGGCGCTTCACGCGGCACTGCCAACAGCGTGTATCTGACCTGGTCGACCGGCATCGGGTGCGGCCTGATTCTCGGTGGCGCGCTCTACCCCGGCCGTATCGGCATGGCCGGCGAAGTCGGCCACACCCGGATGGATTTCCACGGCACGATGGACGGCAGCGGCACCCGCGGCACACTGGAAGCCCAGGCCTGCGGCGCCGCGCTCGCCCGCGACGCCACGTTCGTCTACGGCCGCGCCGTGAGCGTCCCGGATATCTTCGAACGGGCCCGCGGCGGGGACCCCAAAGCGCAGGGCCTCGTCGACAACGCCGCCGCCCACATGGGCCTGTTCCTGCATAACCTGCAACTGCTCCTCGACCCTGACGTGATTGTGCTCGGCGGCGGGTTGATGGCGCAGGCCGACACCATCCTGCCCATGCTCGAAACGGCCCGGCGGCAGACCGGCGCCCTCAGTGACTTCACCCCCCTGGTTCTGGCCGCGCTCGGCGCGGACGCCGGGCTCGTGGGCGCCGCTGAACTGGCCCGCACCCAGGCGCCGCCGCCCCCATCAGTGTCATAA
- a CDS encoding SIS domain-containing protein yields MTHTPRPTGLQLIRAEQARQFDDAQLTCSDPAQRRLAADIAAQLRQPGATLLLLGMGGSHHANQAAAGAYRHLGVPATAMTLDEALVQPLPADPARVTVIASQSGDSGEIAQYLGQSPGQAQGRSFGLSLNPDGHLARHLPTLLAAGGGEQGFAATRSFLLSLTLHQLVLEALGAPRLTFPLTPLVPDTDARPLEKVTSVIFLGSGGASGVAAMGALGVIELARIPALAYELGQFRHGPPELLTPHVGVIVLRSPGGTPYLTQTLARVQDVCEAAGSPHLTLSAAAADAGSLAAWIQLCPAVQNLVVDLAAQRVADVGQPVRSGKVTR; encoded by the coding sequence ATGACCCACACCCCCCGCCCCACCGGACTCCAACTGATCCGCGCCGAACAGGCCCGTCAGTTTGATGACGCCCAGCTCACCTGCAGCGACCCCGCGCAGCGGCGCCTCGCAGCGGACATCGCCGCGCAGCTCCGCCAGCCCGGCGCGACCCTCCTGCTGCTCGGCATGGGCGGCAGCCACCACGCCAACCAGGCGGCCGCCGGCGCCTACCGCCACCTGGGCGTTCCTGCCACCGCCATGACCCTCGACGAGGCGCTCGTGCAGCCGCTGCCGGCAGATCCGGCCCGCGTGACGGTGATCGCCAGTCAGTCCGGGGACTCCGGCGAGATCGCCCAGTACCTCGGCCAGTCTCCCGGGCAGGCGCAGGGCCGGTCCTTCGGCTTGAGCCTCAATCCGGACGGCCACCTCGCCCGGCACCTCCCCACCCTGTTGGCCGCCGGTGGCGGGGAACAGGGTTTTGCCGCGACCCGTTCGTTCCTGCTGAGCCTGACCCTGCACCAGCTTGTGCTCGAAGCTCTCGGCGCGCCTCGCCTCACCTTCCCCCTCACACCGCTGGTGCCAGACACAGACGCCCGGCCACTTGAAAAGGTTACGTCCGTGATCTTCCTCGGATCCGGCGGGGCCAGCGGCGTGGCTGCGATGGGCGCACTGGGCGTCATCGAACTGGCGCGCATTCCGGCCCTCGCATATGAACTCGGCCAGTTCCGGCACGGCCCGCCGGAACTGCTCACCCCTCACGTCGGTGTGATCGTGCTCCGCAGCCCGGGCGGCACGCCGTACCTGACGCAGACCCTGGCGCGTGTCCAGGACGTGTGCGAGGCCGCCGGCTCACCCCACCTGACCCTGAGTGCCGCAGCTGCGGACGCCGGCAGCCTCGCCGCCTGGATCCAGCTGTGCCCCGCTGTGCAGAACCTGGTGGTGGACCTCGCCGCGCAGCGCGTCGCGGACGTCGGTCAACCGGTCCGGAGCGGCAAGGTCACCCGATGA
- a CDS encoding carbohydrate ABC transporter permease, whose amino-acid sequence MRRSRLQSLLVYLGALLFAASVLLPVAWMLLSSVMPSTQLTALPLRWWPGTFDWSRYAALLTLEPNTPGQTFLYALRNSAVVALTTTAIALAAGIPAAYALSRFPAGKGGLLATVIATYMLPPVALVLPLYQLLAHLHLLNTVWGLILVYCSLILPFTTWLLKSNFDAVPVEIEESGLIDGLSRTGTMTRLVVPLALPGVTTSAIFAVLLAWDEFFYGLLFTNGLSAKTLPVAIADFTAGRATDYGLIMAAGALAALPPVLIAVALQRGLLAGLTSGGVKG is encoded by the coding sequence GTGAGACGCTCCCGCCTGCAGTCCCTTCTGGTGTACCTCGGCGCGCTGCTGTTCGCCGCCAGCGTGCTGCTGCCGGTCGCCTGGATGCTGCTCAGCAGCGTCATGCCGTCCACCCAGCTGACCGCGCTGCCGCTGCGCTGGTGGCCAGGCACCTTCGACTGGAGCCGCTACGCCGCGCTGCTCACCCTCGAACCAAACACCCCGGGGCAGACCTTCCTGTACGCCCTGCGTAACAGCGCGGTCGTGGCACTCACCACCACCGCCATTGCCCTGGCCGCCGGCATCCCCGCCGCGTACGCCCTCTCCCGCTTCCCGGCCGGGAAGGGCGGGCTGCTCGCCACCGTGATCGCCACGTACATGCTGCCGCCGGTGGCGCTGGTCCTGCCCCTCTACCAGCTGCTCGCCCACCTGCACCTGCTCAACACCGTCTGGGGGTTGATCCTGGTGTACTGCAGCCTGATCCTGCCGTTCACCACCTGGCTGCTCAAATCCAATTTCGACGCGGTGCCGGTTGAAATCGAGGAGTCGGGCCTGATTGACGGCCTCAGCCGCACCGGCACCATGACCCGCCTCGTGGTTCCCCTCGCCCTGCCCGGCGTCACCACGAGCGCCATCTTCGCGGTCCTGCTCGCCTGGGATGAATTCTTCTACGGCCTGCTGTTCACCAACGGCCTGAGCGCCAAGACCCTGCCGGTCGCCATTGCCGACTTCACCGCCGGCCGCGCCACCGACTACGGCCTGATCATGGCGGCCGGCGCCCTCGCGGCCCTGCCACCGGTGCTGATCGCCGTCGCCCTGCAGCGCGGCCTGCTCGCTGGCCTCACCTCAGGAGGAGTCAAAGGATGA
- a CDS encoding carbohydrate ABC transporter permease — protein sequence MAAPTVPRARRTFSIPLSWPLLLPLVLLLACVVGYPLLRTVYLSFTDASLNALGTRPAWVGAQNYLTALTNPDFHATLWHSTYFSVASVGLELVLGVLVALLLNQPFRGRTAARALLILPWAIPTIVNATMWRWIYNPEYGALNALLTQVGLTGTYRSWLGEPGLALNMVVLADVWKNYPLVALITLAALQSVPAEIHEAAALDGAGAWTRFWKLTLPAIAGPLSVAVVLRTIEAFKVFDIIYVMTRGGPADTTKTASFTVYQEAYTYLQAGSGAAYANVMVLVSALLIAAYLWLSRRQGQA from the coding sequence ATGGCCGCCCCGACCGTCCCACGTGCCCGCCGGACCTTCAGCATTCCGCTGAGCTGGCCGCTGCTGCTGCCGCTCGTGCTGCTGCTCGCCTGCGTCGTGGGGTACCCGCTGCTGCGCACCGTGTACCTCAGCTTCACCGACGCCAGCCTCAATGCCCTGGGCACCCGGCCCGCGTGGGTCGGCGCGCAGAACTATCTCACCGCGCTGACCAACCCCGACTTTCACGCCACGCTGTGGCACAGCACCTACTTTTCCGTGGCGTCGGTCGGCCTTGAACTGGTCCTGGGGGTCCTCGTGGCCCTGCTGCTCAACCAGCCGTTCCGGGGCCGCACCGCCGCGCGCGCCCTGCTGATCCTGCCGTGGGCGATTCCCACCATCGTCAACGCCACCATGTGGCGCTGGATCTACAACCCTGAGTACGGCGCCCTGAACGCCCTGCTCACGCAGGTCGGCCTCACCGGCACCTACCGCTCCTGGCTGGGCGAACCGGGCCTGGCCCTGAACATGGTGGTGCTCGCCGACGTCTGGAAAAACTACCCGCTCGTCGCCCTGATCACCCTCGCGGCCCTGCAGTCGGTGCCGGCCGAAATTCACGAAGCGGCGGCTCTGGACGGCGCCGGCGCCTGGACGCGGTTCTGGAAACTCACCCTGCCCGCCATCGCCGGACCGCTGAGCGTCGCGGTGGTCCTGCGCACCATCGAGGCGTTCAAGGTGTTTGACATCATCTACGTGATGACCCGCGGCGGGCCCGCCGACACCACGAAAACAGCGTCCTTCACGGTCTACCAGGAGGCCTACACCTACCTGCAGGCCGGCAGTGGCGCCGCGTACGCCAACGTGATGGTGCTCGTCAGTGCGTTGCTCATCGCGGCGTACCTGTGGCTCTCCCGCCGGCAGGGCCAAGCGTGA
- a CDS encoding ABC transporter substrate-binding protein: MKTLMLGLSLLLSSAAAAPVTLKALYMKQAAYSETDIQKMTRAFETTHPDVKVSLEFVPYEALHDKIVSAASAGTNGYDVVLFDVIWPTEFAKNGFLQDVTARIPASDNAKVFPGAWKTVEAGGKRYGMPWILDTKYLYYNKAILSKAGFKTPPRTWAELLTQANAIKAKGLVKYPLVWSWSQAEALICDYTTLLSAFGGSFYQGGKPSFNAGGGLKALEFMTDTLRQGVSNPNSREYLEEDVRKVFSNGEAAFALNWTYMYALANNPKESKVAGQVGVVPAPGVKGVSAASAMNGSMALGIPTGSGHKDEAWAYIRHMTSQPVQETYAKLSLPIWKSSYSKPAVTKGQTDLVTAARTSLGVMLPRPTIAQYPQLSTALQTALQKALLGQQTPKQALDDAARVASRLR; encoded by the coding sequence ATGAAAACCCTGATGCTTGGTCTGTCCCTTCTGCTCAGCAGCGCCGCCGCTGCCCCGGTCACCCTCAAAGCCCTGTACATGAAACAGGCCGCGTACAGCGAAACGGACATACAGAAGATGACCCGCGCGTTCGAGACCACCCACCCGGACGTGAAGGTCAGCCTGGAGTTCGTGCCCTACGAGGCGCTGCACGACAAGATCGTCAGCGCCGCGTCCGCCGGCACCAACGGGTACGACGTGGTGCTGTTCGACGTGATCTGGCCCACCGAGTTCGCCAAAAATGGTTTCCTGCAGGACGTCACCGCGCGGATTCCCGCCAGCGACAACGCCAAGGTGTTTCCGGGCGCCTGGAAAACTGTGGAGGCCGGCGGCAAACGCTACGGCATGCCCTGGATCCTGGACACCAAGTACCTGTACTACAACAAAGCCATCCTGAGCAAAGCCGGCTTCAAGACCCCGCCGCGCACCTGGGCGGAACTGCTCACGCAGGCGAACGCCATCAAAGCCAAGGGCCTTGTGAAGTACCCGCTGGTGTGGAGCTGGAGCCAGGCGGAAGCACTGATCTGCGACTACACCACGCTGCTCTCCGCCTTCGGCGGCTCCTTCTACCAGGGCGGCAAACCCAGCTTCAATGCCGGCGGTGGCCTCAAGGCCCTGGAATTCATGACCGACACGCTGCGCCAGGGCGTCAGCAACCCCAACAGCCGCGAGTACCTGGAAGAAGACGTGCGCAAGGTCTTCTCGAACGGCGAAGCGGCCTTCGCCCTGAACTGGACCTACATGTACGCGCTGGCCAACAACCCCAAGGAATCCAAGGTGGCCGGGCAGGTCGGCGTGGTCCCCGCCCCGGGCGTCAAGGGCGTCAGTGCCGCGAGCGCCATGAACGGCAGCATGGCGCTCGGCATTCCCACCGGCAGCGGTCACAAGGACGAGGCGTGGGCGTACATCCGGCACATGACTTCACAGCCGGTGCAGGAAACGTACGCCAAACTCAGCCTGCCCATCTGGAAAAGCAGTTACTCCAAGCCGGCCGTCACCAAGGGCCAGACGGACCTCGTCACGGCGGCCCGCACCTCGCTCGGCGTGATGCTGCCCCGGCCCACCATCGCGCAGTACCCGCAGCTCAGCACCGCGCTGCAGACCGCGCTCCAGAAGGCCCTGCTCGGGCAGCAGACGCCCAAGCAGGCGCTGGATGACGCCGCCCGGGTGGCCAGCCGACTCCGCTGA
- a CDS encoding ROK family transcriptional regulator, whose protein sequence is MSMSTPRLMRDYNRQQILLALLNHGPLARADLAERTALSAVTVTSLTKELEESGFITEVAKTEGQAGRPAGIYDLHPALGTLVGIDVQPHELRILTSDVRGECRALVTLSAPHPEAIDALLTGWLESLLDQPPHGPVRQVTLSIPAPVSDQGVPLEPNSLPTVQFTQMRALLAQAGIEVKLDNDANLHALAEKHHGAGRTQQSFMVLIQRESGIGMGLFLDGALYRGPRGKAGEMALASWPDQAAAVPLELLPRPVRQQALSFLVSAIAVALDVGLLIIKEDGPPDGPSSAQSIQTVAPHLQVTLSPLGDDGPALGALVASRERFTFSLMAGTAAPRALTP, encoded by the coding sequence ATGAGCATGTCCACCCCCCGCCTGATGCGGGATTACAACCGGCAGCAGATTCTTCTCGCCCTGCTGAACCACGGTCCCCTCGCGCGCGCCGATCTCGCCGAGCGAACGGCCCTGTCCGCCGTGACCGTGACCAGCCTGACCAAAGAACTGGAAGAAAGCGGCTTCATTACTGAAGTTGCCAAAACCGAAGGGCAGGCCGGCAGGCCCGCCGGCATCTATGACCTGCACCCGGCACTCGGCACGCTCGTCGGCATCGACGTGCAACCTCATGAGCTGCGGATCCTGACCAGCGACGTCCGGGGCGAGTGCCGCGCCCTGGTTACGCTCAGCGCGCCACACCCCGAGGCGATCGACGCGCTGCTGACCGGGTGGCTTGAGTCACTTCTGGACCAGCCGCCGCACGGCCCCGTACGGCAGGTCACCCTCAGTATTCCGGCCCCCGTGTCCGACCAGGGCGTCCCTCTCGAGCCCAATTCCCTGCCCACCGTGCAGTTCACCCAGATGCGGGCGCTGCTTGCTCAGGCCGGGATTGAAGTCAAGCTGGACAACGACGCCAACCTGCACGCCCTGGCTGAAAAACATCACGGCGCGGGCCGCACCCAGCAGAGCTTCATGGTGCTGATTCAGCGTGAGAGCGGCATCGGCATGGGCCTCTTCCTGGACGGTGCGCTCTACCGCGGCCCGCGCGGCAAGGCCGGTGAGATGGCCCTGGCCTCCTGGCCGGACCAGGCCGCGGCCGTTCCCCTGGAGCTGCTGCCCCGCCCGGTCCGGCAGCAGGCCCTCAGCTTCCTGGTCAGCGCCATTGCCGTGGCGCTGGACGTGGGCCTCCTGATCATCAAGGAAGACGGCCCGCCGGACGGCCCGTCCAGCGCGCAGTCCATTCAGACGGTCGCGCCGCACCTGCAGGTCACCCTCTCACCCCTCGGCGACGACGGACCGGCACTTGGCGCCCTCGTCGCCAGCCGCGAACGGTTCACGTTCTCCCTGATGGCCGGCACCGCCGCACCCCGCGCGCTCACCCCCTGA
- a CDS encoding FadR/GntR family transcriptional regulator, with translation MEIDVDKVPAPATSKRGTREKTRQVSGIVADDIIAYIKREGLKRGDRLPTEPELMQTYGVSRTALREAMKVLASSGVVEVRHGHGTFVLETQSLIVTPPLDLGALFTRQTYLDVAEARTAIESEVARLAAMRATAQDIQELETLHAQMKSLPENAAFTDYDVKLHIVLARIAGNAIFSQIMEVLRQALSEYIFVTVSRLQNVGDLLREHEAVIDAVRRHDPQGAQRAMRHHVQNAAKRLELVLNAEVDA, from the coding sequence ATGGAAATCGATGTTGACAAGGTGCCCGCCCCGGCCACCTCCAAACGGGGCACCCGGGAGAAGACCAGGCAGGTGTCCGGGATCGTTGCGGATGACATCATCGCGTACATCAAACGCGAGGGACTCAAGCGCGGCGACCGGCTGCCGACCGAGCCGGAATTGATGCAGACCTACGGCGTGAGCCGCACGGCGCTGCGCGAGGCCATGAAGGTGCTGGCCTCCTCCGGCGTGGTTGAGGTGCGGCACGGACACGGCACCTTCGTGCTCGAAACGCAGAGCCTGATCGTGACCCCACCGCTTGATCTGGGGGCACTGTTTACCCGTCAGACCTACCTCGACGTCGCTGAGGCCCGCACGGCCATCGAGTCGGAGGTCGCCCGGCTGGCGGCCATGCGGGCCACCGCGCAGGACATTCAGGAACTCGAGACTCTGCACGCCCAGATGAAGTCCCTGCCGGAAAACGCAGCGTTCACCGACTACGACGTGAAACTGCACATCGTTCTGGCCCGCATTGCAGGAAATGCGATTTTTTCCCAGATCATGGAGGTGCTCCGTCAGGCGCTGTCGGAATACATCTTCGTGACCGTGTCGCGCCTCCAGAACGTGGGTGACCTGCTGCGAGAACACGAGGCCGTCATTGACGCGGTCCGGCGTCACGATCCGCAGGGAGCCCAGCGGGCCATGCGGCATCACGTCCAGAACGCGGCCAAGCGTCTGGAACTCGTCCTCAACGCAGAAGTGGACGCCTGA
- a CDS encoding class II fructose-bisphosphate aldolase, whose protein sequence is MTAFGALLSAARRDGQVVFAFNCYSVESVSAAVRVAARTGRPVIVAHGEKYLENVGLRPMRALVSALAQDAGCVNQVLLHLDHAADADLCAEAARLGYDSVMFDGSHLPYDQNVALTAQVSRYAHRLGVGVEAELGALAIGAASHEFDHGEEHLTDPAQAHDFVQVTGIDALAVSIGTVHGLYRGEPHLDLDRLRQIAARVPLPLVLHGGSGTPFTALRSAVHAGIAKINVNTEVALAGTAALLNAAQALGPEAHAAALGLAAGHAMETSMLTYVTRHSDLPSTASAGPVK, encoded by the coding sequence ATGACCGCGTTCGGCGCCCTGCTGTCGGCCGCCCGCCGTGACGGGCAGGTCGTCTTTGCGTTCAACTGCTACAGCGTCGAATCCGTCAGCGCCGCCGTGCGGGTCGCGGCCCGCACCGGTCGGCCGGTGATCGTCGCGCACGGCGAGAAGTACCTGGAGAACGTGGGGCTCAGGCCCATGCGCGCCCTGGTCAGCGCACTTGCTCAGGACGCCGGGTGCGTCAACCAGGTGCTGCTGCACCTCGATCACGCGGCGGACGCCGACCTGTGTGCCGAAGCGGCCCGGCTGGGTTACGACAGCGTCATGTTTGACGGTTCTCACCTTCCCTACGACCAGAACGTCGCGTTGACCGCTCAGGTGTCGCGCTACGCCCACCGGCTGGGGGTCGGGGTGGAAGCGGAGCTCGGCGCACTGGCCATCGGCGCGGCCAGCCACGAGTTCGACCACGGTGAGGAGCACCTCACGGACCCCGCGCAGGCCCACGACTTCGTGCAGGTGACCGGCATCGACGCCCTCGCCGTGTCGATCGGCACGGTGCACGGCCTGTACCGGGGCGAGCCGCACCTCGACCTGGACCGGCTTCGTCAGATCGCCGCCCGGGTGCCGCTGCCGCTTGTGCTGCACGGCGGCAGCGGCACGCCGTTCACCGCCCTGCGAAGCGCCGTGCACGCCGGCATCGCCAAGATCAACGTGAACACGGAAGTGGCGCTGGCCGGGACCGCCGCGCTGCTGAACGCCGCGCAGGCCCTGGGTCCGGAAGCACACGCCGCGGCGCTGGGACTCGCCGCCGGGCACGCCATGGAGACAAGTATGCTGACCTATGTGACCCGCCATTCCGATCTCCCGTCCACAGCGTCTGCAGGGCCAGTCAAGTGA
- a CDS encoding four-carbon acid sugar kinase family protein, which yields MSRAPLGVAGRQPPGWLTGPFPAADPTLLPRIRDLSGTRRLVVLDDDPTGMQTLYDLPVVLQWQGSEIRDALGQPWPAVYILTNSRSMNAADATRAVQDVMRQLVQVGQELRLDLRVVSRSDSTLRGHYPLETDIMAEELAGTQPVTGTLLLPAFIEGGRVTAGGVHYLVENGQSVPVGETEFARDPAFMYRSSALPDWVAEKTAGRVPAEAVHVLTLETIRQGGPEAVAEWLCGLPAPFVAVADATCQQDIEVVALGTLLAERSGVNVLSRTAASMVRALAGLAEQAPLRPEALLSPRSRAGGLCVVGSFISRSSEQLAQLLARPGVQATELNVARILAGDGPDEIARTASAVNAHLAAVRDVVLYTSRHLHTGASGDANLDIGRAVSTALTDVVRRLEVEPSFVIAKGGITSHNVALRGLGVHVAQVRGQALPGVPVWTLGAETPFPGLPYIVFPGNVGGPGSLGELHGALHAARQQGTHPAAGGVAAP from the coding sequence ATGAGCCGCGCGCCGCTTGGAGTCGCGGGACGCCAGCCGCCGGGCTGGCTCACCGGGCCATTCCCTGCCGCTGACCCCACCCTGCTGCCCCGCATCCGCGACCTGTCCGGAACGCGCCGGCTGGTGGTGCTGGACGATGATCCCACGGGCATGCAGACCCTCTACGACCTGCCTGTCGTCCTGCAGTGGCAGGGCAGCGAGATCCGCGACGCCCTGGGGCAGCCGTGGCCGGCCGTGTACATCCTCACCAACTCGCGCAGCATGAACGCCGCTGACGCCACCCGCGCCGTGCAGGACGTCATGCGGCAGCTGGTGCAGGTGGGGCAGGAACTCCGGCTGGACCTGCGGGTGGTCAGCCGCAGCGACTCCACCCTCCGGGGCCACTACCCGCTCGAGACGGACATCATGGCCGAGGAGCTCGCCGGAACGCAGCCGGTCACCGGCACCCTGCTGCTGCCGGCCTTCATCGAGGGGGGCCGCGTGACTGCCGGGGGCGTCCACTACCTCGTCGAGAACGGACAGTCGGTGCCGGTCGGGGAGACGGAATTTGCCCGCGATCCCGCCTTCATGTACCGCTCGTCGGCCCTGCCGGACTGGGTGGCGGAAAAGACCGCCGGGCGCGTCCCCGCTGAAGCGGTGCACGTCCTGACCCTGGAGACGATCCGGCAGGGCGGCCCGGAGGCGGTCGCCGAGTGGCTGTGCGGCCTGCCTGCACCCTTCGTGGCGGTGGCCGACGCCACCTGCCAGCAGGACATTGAGGTGGTGGCGCTGGGCACGCTGCTGGCCGAACGCAGCGGCGTGAACGTGCTGTCCCGGACCGCCGCGTCAATGGTGCGGGCGCTCGCCGGACTGGCCGAACAGGCGCCGCTGCGCCCGGAGGCCCTGCTGTCCCCGCGGTCCCGGGCCGGCGGTCTGTGCGTGGTCGGCTCGTTTATCAGCCGATCCTCGGAGCAGCTCGCACAGCTTCTGGCCCGGCCCGGCGTGCAGGCCACCGAGCTGAACGTCGCGCGCATCCTGGCCGGCGACGGGCCCGACGAGATCGCCCGCACGGCCAGCGCAGTGAACGCGCACCTGGCGGCCGTGCGGGACGTGGTGCTCTACACCAGCCGTCACCTGCACACGGGCGCCTCAGGCGACGCGAACCTGGACATCGGACGCGCCGTATCCACCGCCCTGACGGACGTGGTGCGGCGCCTCGAAGTCGAGCCGAGCTTCGTGATCGCCAAGGGCGGCATCACGTCCCACAACGTCGCGCTCCGCGGGCTCGGCGTGCACGTGGCCCAGGTGCGCGGTCAGGCCCTGCCGGGCGTGCCGGTCTGGACGCTGGGCGCGGAAACCCCGTTTCCCGGACTGCCGTACATCGTCTTTCCAGGCAACGTGGGTGGCCCGGGCAGCCTGGGCGAGCTGCACGGAGCGCTGCACGCCGCCCGTCAGCAGGGCACCCACCCGGCCGCCGGGGGCGTGGCCGCGCCATGA
- a CDS encoding aspartate/glutamate racemase family protein has translation MTQTQKTVVIVHTGPVTVQPLVAQAAELLPDVRIVNLIDDSLLKDVMAAGGVTPAVTSRMNQYYRIGQDMGAVAILNACSSVGEVADAAMPTLDIPLVKIDVAMAEEAVSRASRIGVAATVATTLDPTVRLIEKTAAQMGKEITVVRKLCAGAFDALIAGDTATHDALVASGLEELAGEADLIVLAQVSMGRVADALGERITVPVLTSPRLGMQRLATVLDELNASPEGQATPEPSTAL, from the coding sequence ATGACCCAGACACAAAAGACCGTCGTCATCGTTCACACTGGCCCCGTCACCGTCCAGCCGCTCGTCGCCCAGGCTGCAGAACTGCTGCCGGACGTCCGGATCGTCAACCTGATCGACGACAGCCTGCTCAAGGACGTGATGGCCGCCGGGGGCGTCACGCCGGCCGTGACCAGCCGCATGAACCAGTACTACCGCATCGGTCAGGACATGGGCGCCGTGGCGATCCTCAACGCGTGCTCCTCGGTCGGTGAAGTGGCCGACGCGGCGATGCCGACCCTGGACATTCCCCTGGTCAAGATCGACGTCGCCATGGCCGAGGAAGCGGTCTCCCGCGCGAGCCGCATCGGCGTCGCCGCCACCGTGGCCACGACGCTCGACCCGACCGTCCGCCTGATCGAGAAGACGGCCGCGCAGATGGGCAAGGAGATCACCGTGGTCCGCAAACTCTGCGCGGGGGCCTTTGATGCGCTGATCGCCGGCGACACCGCCACGCATGATGCGCTGGTGGCCAGCGGCCTTGAGGAACTGGCCGGCGAGGCGGACCTGATTGTGCTCGCGCAGGTGTCGATGGGCCGCGTGGCCGACGCGCTGGGCGAGCGCATCACGGTGCCCGTGCTGACCAGTCCCCGCCTGGGCATGCAGCGGCTGGCCACCGTGCTGGATGAGCTGAACGCCTCGCCTGAGGGCCAGGCGACGCCAGAACCCTCCACTGCCCTATGA
- a CDS encoding NAD-dependent epimerase/dehydratase family protein produces the protein MTGGTGKAGKYVVRHLLDHGYQVLNLDSRVLDEPRARTDITDITDSGQVFNALSSYTGTHEFDADQRPVRPDAVVHFAAIPRILLRPDNELFRINTLGTYNVIEAAVKLGIPKVIIASSETIYGTTFAYEKRDPLYFPLDEEYPVDPMDSYALSKVCNERTARAFSLRNGTDIYALRIGNVVEPHEYDLFPGWFKDPGFRQRITWSYIDARDLAEITRLAIETDGLGYQVFNAVSDDTSSDLPTRELLSRFYPDVPVRGTLGEYETLLSGRKVRDVLGFKQAHHWRDYVQAVK, from the coding sequence ATGACCGGCGGGACAGGCAAGGCAGGCAAATACGTGGTGCGGCACCTCCTCGACCACGGCTACCAGGTGCTGAACCTCGACAGCCGGGTGCTTGACGAACCGCGCGCCCGCACCGACATTACTGACATCACCGATTCCGGGCAGGTGTTCAACGCCCTGTCGAGCTACACCGGCACGCACGAGTTTGATGCCGACCAGCGTCCCGTGCGCCCCGACGCGGTGGTGCACTTCGCCGCCATTCCGCGCATTCTGCTGCGCCCCGACAACGAACTGTTCCGGATCAACACCCTGGGCACGTACAACGTCATCGAGGCCGCCGTGAAACTCGGGATTCCGAAGGTGATCATCGCGTCGAGCGAGACCATCTACGGCACCACGTTCGCCTATGAGAAGCGCGATCCTCTGTACTTCCCGCTGGACGAGGAGTACCCGGTCGACCCGATGGACTCCTACGCCCTGTCGAAGGTCTGCAACGAGCGCACCGCCCGCGCCTTTTCGCTGCGCAACGGCACGGACATCTATGCCCTGCGCATCGGGAATGTGGTCGAGCCGCACGAGTACGACCTGTTCCCCGGCTGGTTCAAGGACCCGGGCTTCCGCCAGCGCATCACCTGGAGCTACATCGATGCGCGCGACCTCGCGGAGATCACCCGGCTGGCCATCGAGACGGACGGGCTGGGTTACCAGGTGTTCAACGCCGTCAGCGACGACACCTCCTCCGACCTGCCGACCAGGGAACTGCTGTCGCGCTTCTACCCGGACGTTCCGGTGCGCGGCACCCTGGGGGAGTACGAGACGCTGCTCTCGGGCCGCAAGGTGCGCGACGTGCTGGGCTTCAAGCAGGCCCACCACTGGCGCGACTACGTTCAAGCCGTGAAGTAA